In a genomic window of Methanobacterium formicicum:
- a CDS encoding peptidase, with protein MNLSDLVQYLKDFWNDGWEKKALIVMGVVVLIILVYAYNPFYARTNITGNADSQIAPVTPVPVTTPNTGTVSSNNSTNSSNNVNYLITEEEAKKIALRGNSGYRAGQPIQGTVVVNQTTTVVWIVPITKASQSKNVYVDVNTGKIVEV; from the coding sequence ATGAATTTAAGCGATTTAGTTCAATATCTAAAGGATTTCTGGAATGATGGTTGGGAGAAAAAGGCCCTGATTGTGATGGGGGTAGTAGTGCTCATCATACTGGTTTATGCTTACAATCCGTTCTATGCCCGAACCAACATCACGGGTAATGCGGATTCTCAGATTGCTCCGGTTACACCGGTTCCGGTAACCACGCCTAACACCGGTACAGTTAGTTCCAATAATTCCACCAACTCCAGTAATAATGTTAACTATCTGATTACTGAGGAAGAGGCCAAAAAAATTGCACTGCGGGGCAATAGTGGTTATCGAGCCGGGCAACCGATACAGGGGACAGTTGTTGTTAATCAGACCACAACAGTGGTTTGGATAGTCCCCATAACCAAAGCTTCCCAATCTAAGAATGTTTACGTGGATGTGAATACTGGAAAAATAGTAGAAGTATAA